The region accgagagagagagagagagaggaagcgATAGTGTGTACTATACGAGCGCGAGTATATTGAATCAGAGATCATTCAGTCATTCTTAATGACTCCTGCTTTTGTCTAGCCTTTTTCCCCAGAAATTATATAATCGAAGGCGGCAGCGTGGACTGATTGGCAGCCATTTCCCTTTGCCATTTGTCGTGGCATATCACCGGGCGGCAATCAACGATAGCCGGGACTAGTATCAATTCTATCTATTCGACTTTCCAGATACTTTTGATACTCTTAATCAAGCAACAATTAGCTGTGACACTATCTCGCATGCGAAACGAAAAACAGCACAAATTTGTTTGTGCGTCATTCGGTTGTGGATAGGCTCTGGAATTGAGCTGCCACTCGTTTGAGTGTATTGTCCGATCTGTATATAGCGTTCAGTTCGGTATCTGCAGATAGATTAAATCAATTAGCGaagcattttatttattgtctGATCATTTTTGGGACATTTAAAATGTTTGATGAATGTTTCTAGCGGACTAGCGCTTTTTGAGTGCGTATTCTTAGGATTGTATCGAGATgtcaattgaattgaattatCTTTTTATATACTCTTTAATTTGTTAGGCCGCAGCAGCTGGAGCGATGACATTGGCTTTGATCTGAACGCCGAGTTCAACAGCAACTCGTATTTGAACAAGTAAGATATTCCCTGGGATCGCGAGGCCATGTCAGATCGGAGCTAATTTTTTCCTCTACAAGCAGTGAAAACTTTCTGTCGTTCTCCCCCACGCTGACCACCCTGAAGCAGGAGCCCCAGACGGAGCAGATCAAGCCGAATCCGAAGCTCTCGCTGGACAGCAGCAATGCCGGAGGCAGTGTCTCTGCCACCGTGGCGATTGCCAAGGTGGACGAGGCGCAGAACTCCCCCCAGCTGGCGGTGGCCTGTGGCCAGGAGACGTCCCCTGGCAATGGCAAGCACGACCTGAGCTCCGGGCtcctctgtggctgtggctcgcCCCAGGGTTCGCCAGTGGCTGCCAGCGAGTATGAGCTGGGCGGACACTCTGACAAGGGCAAGATCAATCCCCAGCAGCAGTTAAGCGTGCTCGATCCATCCAAAATAGAGATTGTGTCCGCCAACGGAGCGCCACACGCCGAGGATCACAAGTAAGTAGCAGGCGGATGGAGGAGCTGGTCCGATTACTCTGATGATTCTCCCATTTAGGTTTCAGTACATTTTGGCTGCCGCCACCTCGATTGCCACCAAGAACAATGAGGAGACCCTGACGTATCTGAACCAGGGCCAGAGCTACGAGATCAAGTTGAAGAAGATCGGGGACCTGTCCCTCTACAGGGATAAGATTCTGAAGGTGAGTCCAAGGCTGTGCCCCAGCTGCGGCTGAAccaatgccgatgccgatgccgatgcctcCTCCAATTGAGGCAGAGACATGTGATTCAGTGAATGATTTGACTTCTGGCTGTCTGGCGTCAATTGCTTTTAATAAAACCCAATTAAGACGAAGAATTTGAGAGATGGATTCACGAGGACCGTGCATGCGTACGACCAGGgggagatactcgtacaagaGTATCTATTTTTGGCATAGCTACACATCTATCCTATGGCAATAAAGTCTGACTTCATCTGTTGCAAATTCTGTTGCAGAGCGTGATCAAGATCTGCTTCCACGAGCGCCGCCTCCAGTTCATGGAGCGCGAGCAGATGCAGCAATGGCAGCAATCCCGCCCCGGCGAACGCATCATTGAGGTGGATGTGCCGCTCTCGTACGGCCTGTGCCACGTCTCGCAGCCCCTGAGCTCCCATTCGCTCAACACCGTCGAGATCTTCTGGGATCCCCTCAAGGAGGTCGGCGTCTACGTCAAGGTGAACTGCATTTCAACCGAATTTACCCCAAAGAAGCACGGCGGGGAGAAAGGTGTACCATTTCGACTCCAGATCGAAACCTATatagaaaacaacaacaacacgaaTCCGAGCTCGAACAACAATAGCGGCTCGACTGCCCCAGCCTCCCCAGAGCGCACCCCCAatgggagcagcaacagcaactgcagcggAGGGCTATCCATCGCCAGCGTCAAGCAGGCCGTCCATGCAGCTGCCTGCCAGATCAAGGTGAGTGAGGGAGTGCGGATAGATGGGGAGAGATATAGAGACagtattcattcattcacccCTTTCCCGCAGGTCTTCAAGCTGAAGGGCGCCGATCGCAAACACAAGCAGGACCGCGAGAAGATCCAGAAGCGTCCACAGTCGGAGCAGGACAAGTTCCAGCCCAGCTACGAGTGCACCATCATGAACGACATATCGCTGGATCTGGTGATGCCCGCTACCACCACGGGCTGCTACAGCCCCGAGTAGTGAGTGTCCATttcatcccatcccatcccccgACTGTTCAAATTGACGTAGTCGCTCGCAGTTGACGCAATCTTTCAATTGACCGTGCAAATTGTCTCGAGAGTGTTGTTTATGTGACAGCCAGGGCTGGGGTTTTAATTTATGATCtcctgcactgcactgcactgcactgcagtCTAGGTTCAACTATTTGCATAACATCCAGTTACTATGATCATCATGCGCATATTCCGTCTTACATGCACGTGTAGACCCTCGATTCTTATCTATTCTACTACAGTGCGTTTAAGAACGTTAAGGCGGCTTGGCCACCCACTCGATGTCTCCTAGCTGAAGCTCTGAAACATCAATCTTAATCGGCTCTAATATTCCGTATTATATATAGACCCAAATGTTGTGGTTATATattcaatcaatcaatgaGTTCAGTGTTTAGGGTTATTTAATGTTTCTTCAAATCTATATAGATGCGAATTTACAAATGCTTACTATACGTTGTTCAACGATTTCGCTTTTCAATCTGATAGAATAGAATtaaatagaatagaatagaacaGAATACAATGAGCTTTcgtttagttttattttttctgtagACTTATAGCTCTGACACGCactgtggaatggaattttcCCGCACCGAATAAGAGAGAGTAAATTCGTTTTGTCACATAAATCCCAGCGATCAATCGAATTGAGAgcgtaaatatgtacatacatagatatatgtacatacatataccacTTATATGAGAGATATGGAGAGAGCGGTAGAGAGATGAGAGGTGCTGCTAAAGAGAACCGAGTTGAAGGATCATTGGCAAGGTGCTGCCCGCTAAGAGAACGCCCGAAGAGCGTTTCGTGTGGTTTCTGCCGTTGGGGCCGCCCCTGCTCCAAGTTATTTATAGTTTAAAGTTGCTTTTAAccggttttcggttttgtttctttttggctgaatgattttgtttgtttcgcaGGCCACACTACGGCACTACAGGCACCACAGATCATATTGGCGAATGAGATAGGGAGACCTGTAGGTCTCAAATCGATTGTATTTTCCACTTGCTAGTCACTCCGCAGACCCCCGGGGCGGTACATTGCTGGCGTTCCAGAATACATGAGCATTCCGATTAAAATGTCCATAATCCATCTCTGTAGATTCGATCAGGCTGAGTGGGGGGGGCAAGGGAATTTGGCAgtggggagggagggaaaAGAACTTGAAAGTCTAGGAAATTTCCCCATGAATGGCGGCAGTATGAATTACGGGTATATGCGGTTTATCCATGCATGATTTACATACACGTCCAAACAAGTTTTCTTATTTAATCAGGGATCGTATCGAGTATCGGGGGCTATCGGGTTCCGGGTAGGGGTGTATCGTTTTGTAAGAGAAATCGAGCCGTTTCGTTGAAGAGAAAACCTGATTCCCTGCCGCATTCCCTGAATTGGAGACCGAGAGCAGAGCCCaggcctggtctggtctggccagGCCTGGCTGCATTCGTGAACATGCACTTGCCTCTTAAGGATCGTCCCTCCTGTCACTGCAAGATACAGAGCCCTAGCCCGAGCACGGGATTACTCAGAACTTGTAGGATTCGGCTGTAGTGCTGTGTACAGTGGGCCCCAAATAATCACAGCGTTTCCCTCACTCTTCCACAGTATGAAACTTTGGCCCAATTCGCCCGTGCACATACCCAAGTACGATGGGATGCTTCCGTTCGCGTCCAGTGCAGCATCGCCggcgaccagcagcagcagccccattGCCATCAACTCGGTGACGTCAACCAACTCGCCCAACCTCAAGCTGATGGACGCCACGAACATGGTCTCGCCGCAGCATGTGCCCGCGGACATGGATGACTTTGTACGTACTATATCTGCACAGTAGCTCGCCAATCCCAAACTTATCATATCACCCTCCATCATGATAGCAGAATCAGAACATTATGCCAGAATCGACGCCCGCCCAAGTGACGCAGTGGCTGACCAACAATCGCCTCACGGCCTATCTATCGACGTTCGCCCACTTCTCAGGAGCTGATATAATGCGGTTTGTACTTCTCTACAATGCGTTTCGAAACTGTACGACCCTTGCCTTGGGAAAGCCCAACGACATAATCTCATAGATAAGTTATTAATAATCGATGTGGTTCAAAGATTTAAAGATATGGTGCACAATTCAATATAAGAAATATTCGACTAGAAATTTCAGTTTCGAACGAGGTTATAAATTACCAAAATTACCGACAGTCTCACGGTTTCGAAACGCACTGTCGGCTTTATCTTATTTGGATGCTCTAGTTCCTCATGTCTCTCGCTTTTGGGCCTATTTTTTTAGCATGTCCAAGGAGGATCTGATACAAATCTGTGGCCTGGCCGACGGCATACGCATGTTCAACATATTGCGAGCCAAGTAAGTGATCCCCAAATGAAAGTCGAAGTCTGAAAATCTGTTCTAAGACCACCTTCATCTATTCCAGGACCATCACACCCAGACTCACGCTGTATGCCAGCCTTGACGGTTGCAGCTACAATGCCATCTACTTGCTGTCGAACACGGccaaggagctgcagcagaagctgTTCAAGATGCCCGGCTTCTACGAATTCATGGCGAAGGCGGGTGCCCAGGAGaatggaggagctgctgccgccgcggccgccgctgctgctgctgcaatgtACAACAGCTGGAGCATGCACTCGAAGTATTCAGGCAGCGGCTCGAACATCTACAACGACGCCAACAAGAGCTGCGTGTACATCTCGGGACCGTCTGGGATCCTGGTCAGCGTCAGCGACGAGGTGCTGAACAACGAGATCAAGGACGGCAGCCTCTATGCCCTGGATGTGCAGAGCGGCAAGGTCATCTTGAAGCTGATCAACAAGCAGGACAACAATTGAACCCGCTGTTACCACCCTAGAAACCAAGTATAGCTTATAGCATTTACACTCACAGTTCGATATCGTTTTCTATATATGATTCAATGTCTATGAGATTTCGCGCAGCAATTTTGAACAAGTATCAAGCAAGCAAACCCAGCCCCCGCCCAACCCCAATACCCAAGCCGAACCTTTTTGTTAAAGAATTAGTGCAAAATATGTGAGCTACCGTTTTCACTCTTTTTAAGTTTGTTTACTTTATGCATGTCTTACTTTATCTTTTTACCACCTACGATTATGCACATTTACGAGTACAGTACACCCCCCAAGCGATGGCATTTCGATTCGCTATATTTGTTCTACTTTAGTTCATTGCCACGGCACATGCCCGCCTGCCACCTACACgcatatatctatgtatgtgcACCATTTGAagtagaaagaaaaaaacacaaaaaaaagcaacctaaatttaataattacatatataatatcaTCATCAAGTACAGTACCACGAATACAAGAATTGAGCAATTGTTTCGAAGCAGAGTTCAACTAGCAACCAAACAACAACTTTTGTATGTGATAGAAGCAATAAAGTGTTATCCACAAGTGGACTGTCAAAAAAACACACGATCTCTAATAATGAATGGATGGGAAAGTAAGTGCCTGGGATATGGGGATCTAAGTGAGCTTGGATTGCAAATTTCTATACACACAATAGATTTAGATTCTATTATCGATTCGTTGCATAACTATCACCTGTTTGGTTCTCATCGATGAGTCAATGGGTCGGAACTAGTATCGGATCCGTCTATCGATTTACaacttatatatttttcggGGATCCCCCAAAAATGTAGTGCGATGGCAGTAGTTCATATATCAGTTTAGAGTATAATTCTTAAAATTTAATAGTCATCAGAATCAGCGTCCCATCAGATGGATGGCTCCCAGatactcctgctccttctgctctgCGCCATGGGCAAGTGTCTAGTAGTCTACTAGTGTATTCATGATAATGTGCTCCAAAGTTGTGCCTTTTCCAGCGCAGGTCGCGGGGTTCGGAGTGATTGTCGGATTGCGCAGAATATGGTGGAGGGAACGAATCGGATATTCACCTATCGCGATGCCAGTGGAGCCTTTCGATTGCAGCGAACGGAAATCGTTCCTGCCGGAGTGACTCTTTGCATGTTCTGCACTGTCACGGACTGGGTGGAGACTCAGTGCCAGGACAATGGACAGTTCAGTGTCGCTATGCCCATGTTATGCAACGAACCGATGAGGCCAACAGTCACGCGTATCAGGGACAACGAGTGTTCTGGGACCATGTATGCTGTGGGATATACGATCGAGGGACAACAGCTGGAGCTCTATCGGACGTGCTTTGATGCCAGCAACGCACGGGTCTTGTACTCGCAGAGCGATGTATACTACAAGTCCTTCTGTAAGTGTTCCCCGCCTCCTACTACTCTCCCCCAATTGCCCATTGAGTCCTTGATAGTTCCCAGACGACCGTGGGTAGAGTTTGTGGCCGATGAGTTGTTCAGCCCCAGAGAGGCGACTGCCTACTTAAAATCCAACATCTACCACGCCTTTAACTACATCTACGGGGACGGGCAGACCTACTTGACCAGTGCTCGGTCCCTAGTGATCAATCGTGGGCATctggtagcgtcggcggactTCCTCTTTGTGGATCAGATGAGCAGCACTTTCCGATACCTGAACGTTGTGCCCCAGTTCAAGTCAATCAACGATGGGAACTGGGAGAAGATCGAGCGTTGGGTGCGCAGCATAATCCCCCAATCGACACCGTTCCGGGTCAAGACTGGTGGCATCGGAATACTCATGCTGGCAGACACGAGGGGAGTGTTCCAACAGGCCTACCTTGCTGGCTCGAAGATACCAGTCCCCGAGTGGACCTACAAGGTTGTGCGAGAAGTCGGTGGCAGAGGGCTCTACGTTTTCCTCACCTACAACTGTACGTTCCAGCGAGAGAGGCCGCAGGTCCTGAATATTTGCAGCCCCGTCAGCTGCCCTTTGAGCCTGCCAAATACGCCCCACGATGGCTTCACCTTCTGCTGTGATCCGAAGCAATTTCCCCTCtaatcataaatatttcattagcCTGGGTATTTGGGCGGGCCTTACGAAATTATCCTACGCAATAATCGTCGCCtgaataatttaatattttgtatttaatgcCTGGAAATAGTATAAGTTTCAAAACAGCAATCACTGCACGAAAATTGTGGTACAGTTTACAAATGAATCAACATATAATATTTCTATTAAGAGTCAAGACATGGGCAGGACGTGGGAAATAGAAATAAACCGAAGGAATCACttctttattaaattttatgtatgtaattgGGTTACAATGATTGGGTCTATCCTGCAGGGCGGATTGACTATTATCCAGAATTTTTCTTCTTAAGCTACGttaatattatcattattatcaATTAATCACCATGTTGCAGCCGCCATGCGGGAAGAAATCAAATCGCTATAAAGATACCGATTAATTATTTCTTAGGGAATCGTATTGGGAAACAATTAGTCGGCCTAACGACATTTTAAACGCTGCTTGAGTGGCCATAAAAGCGCTCAGAGTTCCTGAATGCCAATAAATTGTCAAAGAATCGTTTAGGAGCATGTCTAAGAGGGCGGAAATCTTCTACACGGGGCAGACGTTTATTTTCAACATTTACTCGCTGATGCCACAAGAACAGCGCTGGAAAAGAATTCTCCATGAGATCAACTACTGGCACGTCATGGGCTTCTGGGTGCTCCTGTTCGATcttctgctggtgctgcacGTAGTGTCCAACCTGAACAACATGTTCGAGATAGTCAGGGCCATCTTTGTGCTGGCCACGAGCGCCGGACATACCACCAAGCTGATATCCGTCAAGATGAATAATGTGGCGCTCCAGCAGCTGTTCGACCGCCTGGACGATGAGGACTTCCGTCCGGAGGGACCTGAGGAGCGGGCCATATTTGCGGCAGCCTGCGAGACGACCCGCAAAACGCGAGACTACTACGCGGCGCTGTCATTTGCGGCCCTCGCAATGATACTGATCCCACAGTTCGTGCTCGACTGGTCGCATCTGCCACTGGGCACCTACAACCCATTCGATGACAATCCGGGCTCGGCCGGATACTGGCTGTTGTACTGCTACCAGTGCCTGGCGCTCTCGACCTCGTGCCTCACGAACATTGGCTTCGACTCCTTGTGCTGCTCGCTTTTCATATTCGTGAATTGCCAATTGGACATTCTGGCACTGCGCCTGCAGAAGATCGGCCAAGGTaaggacaacgacaacggaAACACTAAGATGAGCATTGATGTGCAACTGAAGCAATGCATCCGCTTCCACATTGCGATCGTGGATTTGGCCGAGACTATAGAGCGTCGGCTCTGCACACCGATATCGATGCAGATCTTCTGCTCGGTACTGGTGCTGACAGCCAACTTCTATGCCATAGCCTTGGTGAGTGCAGCAGAACTGAtaatggaaatgcatttttacCATATTTATCTCATCACATATTTAGTTGTCCGATGAGAAGCTGGCCTTGTTCAAGTTCGTAACCTACCAGGCCTGCATGCTGATGCAGATCTTCATGCTGTGCTATTTTGCGGGGTGAGTGATTGATTGACTGATTGAGTGATTGAAGTACCCTTTGAGTACCCTGTAGCGAGGTCACCCACTGCAGTGCCGAGCTGCCCCATCGGCTCTACAATACCAATTGGGTGGACTGGAGTCGCTCCGATCGCCGGAATGCATTGCTCTTCATGCAACGTCTCCACTACGAGCTGAGGATAAGGACCATAAGCCCCAGTCGTGCCTTCGACCTGGCGCTCTTCAGCTCGGTACgttcttcccttttttttcacTGTACGATTAGCGGATTTCCATAATTATCCTCATTTGCGTCGTTGCAACAACTTGGGGCTATAAAAGGCCCGCAACGCAGGACACGTAGGTTAAGTCAGTCGGGAATTGCCAGTCAGCATGAATCAGCAGCATCTGAAAGTCACAGGGCACTTCTACAAATACCAGGTGTGGTACTTTCAAATTTTGGGCATCTGGAAACTTCCAGATGGGGCCACAGGGCAGCAGCGCCGCTGGCACCAGCTCCGATTCTGTTCGATCTTTGCTATTCTCAGtggaatgctgctgctgttcgccATGGAGCTGGCCGGCAGCATTGCCCATCTGCGGGAGATACTCAAGGTGTTCTACATGTTCGCCACCGAGATATCCTGCATGACCAAACTGATGCACCTGAAGCTGAAGAGTCGGAAGCTGGCGGGCCTCGTCACAATGATAAAATCCTCGAGTTTTTCGACCAAAAGTGAGCAAGAGGAGAAACTAATGGAAGCCGGAAGGGTGTCGGTGGTGAACTTGCGGAACCTGTACGGCATTTCGTGCTTAGTGACAGCCACCCTTATTCTCCTTGTGCCGTTCTTTGCGGGTAACTCGGAGCTGCCGCTGACCATGTACGAGCTCTGCAGCATTGAGGGACGAATGTGCTACTGGGTCCTGTTCCTGACCCACGCTGTCTCTCTGATGTCCACGTGCTGCCTGAACATTGCCTTCGAATCGGTGGCCTACAGTGTGCTCACCTATCTACGGGTACAGGTGCAGATGTTCGCCCTGCGCCTGGAGCAGTTGGGGCCGGCTGAGACACCGCAGGATAACCAGCGCATTGCCAGGGAGCTGCGCGAGTGTAGTGCCCACTACAACAGGATTGTGCAGCTCAAGGATCTGGTGGAGGTGTTTATCAAAGTGCCAGGCAGTGTGCAGCTAATGTGCTCGATTCTGGTGTTGGTTTCCAATCTGTTCGACATGTCGACCATTTCGATTGCCAATGGAGAAGCAATCTATATGACCAAGACTTGCATCTACCAGCTGGTTATGCTCTGGCAGATCTTCATCATCTGCTACGCCTCCAACGAGGTGACAATCCACAGCTCGCGCCTGTGCCACAGCATCTATAAGTCTCAATGGACCAGCTGGAACAAGGAAAATCGCCAAATGATTTTGCTTATGATGCAGCGCTTAGACTCGCCGCTTTGCTTGCGCACTATTAATCCCACTTTCACTTTTAGTCTGGAGGCTTTTGGATCTGTAGGGAAACATCAACCCACCATTCTGAATATAACTAAtggattttctttatttccaGATTGTGAACTGTTCCTACAGCTACTTTGCCCTGCTGAAGCGCGTTAACAGTTAGAATCTGATTGTTATCAATGGATTacctaaaaataaattcaaatattacCGGGCAACCATCAAGATTTCAATCCTCCCTGCAGCAATATGGTCACACTAGTAGCTGGCAAAAAAAACtagaaaagtatttttatcGCTTATCGATTTAGCAAAGCacgcaattaaattaaataaagaaatgCAGTAAATTACGCGCAGAAAATTGTATTCTCGGGCAAAGTGGGTGTTTAAAAATGTAAGGACTGTCCATGTTAACAAGTTGTGCGTCTGTGATTATCGCATCaatcgtatcgtatcggtCAGTTAGCTGGCGTTCTTGCTGACGGACAAAGTTAAGATGTcggaaaacccaaaaacaagcCGCAGCGGTCCTAGCTGCCTGCATTGCAGCGCATTCGGGGCCAAATTGAAGTACCAGGAGATATTTGATGAATTTGGCCTGGAACTGGGACTCCAAGAGCTGCTGGCGAAGCACTTCAGCTTAGATGTGACACCCAACGCTAATCAGCAACAGCTCCTTTGCGATGAGTGCGTGAATGTTCTGATCCGATTGTTTGACATTGACGAGCTACAGAAAGAACAGGATGCTGCGATTGCCAGACGAAAGAGCGCTGTCGAGGATGCACCTGCCCCAAAGAGCGCACCCAAGACGCCTCCAAATGCTGCAAGGAGTGCTTCCAAGACGGCTCCAAGCGCTGCAACGAGTGCATCCCACACGCCTCCAAATACTGCACAGCCTGTCAAGCCTACGGCTAAGAAGGCCGTACTGCCGGAGCCCCAGACTAAAGTGGAAAAGCCTGTGCCGGTGATACAGCCGGACCCGAAACCCAGCCGTcgtataattaaaaatgtatccGTGCCACTGCCATCTGCGGCCTCTGTAGCAGACGAAGTTGATAAAGTCAAGGCACCATCCAAGACTAAGCATGCTCCGAAGGAGGCAGACCAGGAGCAGATTAGTGCCCTCATTCTCAATATTCTAAACGAGGACGAGCCGGGCGTGGTAGATGAGTCAGAAACAGTTCTTCCCGACTCTTCCCAAACAACAATTGCAGTGCCAGAGAAGGAAGcggaggctgaggctgaagctgaGGTGACTGAAGAAGAAGATCTAGATGGGATGAATATCATATACGAGCATGAAGGTGCGTAGAAACTATTGGCTTATGAATTTTGTCCTAAAAGAACTTCGGTTTTTAGATATTTCAATTGAAGAGGAGGTAAATACCAAGCCAGACATCCGTCCATCCAGACTAAAAAGGCAGAAAacggagagccagagcgaggCAGACAACGAGGAGAGCGAGGCCAGCAATATAGTCCTCTTTAACTTTGTCGAGATCAAAGAAAGTACGTGGAATTGAAATCTGCGAATGGGTTAACCGCCATTCACTGTGGTGTTTTATGTCATTACAGAGGATGACATTGACGACTTATACGAGTACTTAGCCACGGTGGTGAGGACCAGCTTTGAGAAGCTAAAGTTCAACTGGAATACTGTCTGCCAACATTGCACATTAAAGTCCACTAGCTACGAGAACCTGCTGGAGCACATGCTGAGGGTGCACAAGTCCCGGTCGGATGTCTTTCGGTGCCCAATCGAGGGCTGCAGCTTGGAGCTAAAAGGACGCAAACTTCTGGCCATGCATTTGGTTGTTCTACATGCGCCTGTGGCTGAGTAAGAAAGTCTGTTTTATGAGGTCGCTGTGATATATTATGGAAccctccctcttttagtaTTGCCATTTACGGCAGCTGTCCGGAATGCAAGATGACTTTCTCAAATAttttacaatacaataaacaTTCGTGTGCGCATATCATCAAGAAAAAACGGGGCGTTCGCTTGTTTTGCGAAATGTGCGCCCTGGAGTTTCCCTCCTGGAAGCGGTATGCTCTGATTTCTAATGAAGTTGCTCTTGTCATGATATGTCCTCTTCCTTTTCCATGCAGCTTCAATTTTCACAATCAATTCCATTTGGAGAAGCACCGACCGCGCGCTTGCTTTGTCTGTGGCTATGAGAACACCAACATCGACGAGCTCTTCCAACATTTGCATTATTCCCACGAGCCAGAGGGCACTCTCTTCTGTGATCTGTTAGTAACGTTCTCTCAGGCTCTACTGCACCATTTCCACATACTGACTTCTCCCCCGCTTTCAGTTGCGATCGCACGTTCCGGGATCCCGCTGTCTTCATAGAGCACAACACGTCGCACGCGACTGTGGGCAACGCCACCTACACCTGCGGCGAATGCCTGGCTACCTTCGAGACGCGTGGCAAACTGAACAGCCACACAGTAAGAATTTGCATCGAAATATTCTAGTAATATAGGTGAACTTATCAGGGTAAACTTTTCAGAGATCAATGCATGGCAACGTCATCAGCTGTGAGCTCTGCTCCCGCGAGTTTGCCTCTGAGGCCACGTACAACGTCCACATGAAGTCCCATTTGATTATCGAACGTTCCGTTCATGTCTGCGGGAATTGTGGCCAACTGAGCGAGAATCAGGAGAAAATGGACGCCCACTGTGGGAGCGAGGGCTCTGCCTGCTTTGGGGCGGAGAGGTACGTGGAACTGCTACGCGATGCCTATGTCTGTGAATACTGCACCACGTACTTTAAGCAGAAGTCAGACTTACAGTCCCATCGCGAGACTGGTGTGCACGACAATGGCGTTTTTTCGTGTCAGCCTTGCGGAAAGGATTTTACCGACATGAAATTGTATCGTCACCATTGGCGCAACTATCAACAACT is a window of Drosophila pseudoobscura strain MV-25-SWS-2005 chromosome 3, UCI_Dpse_MV25, whole genome shotgun sequence DNA encoding:
- the gem gene encoding probable serine/threonine-protein kinase cdc7 isoform X2, translated to MALSFLSQNSGLLDLQSIFDPQYSELQQEHLNNNNNNHHHHPINQQHQPNEELQLQLPQRTNSTKFDLSIFNEFDQMEFNNNLNRSQYQNNNNNNNSSSINSNVNNSASENLNQIENRHFISGYHHQHIGTDYEQVINFVDSPPNSEESWTEISLIEELTVIVDAQSKDSPGPQIIDVQTIYLNSGSRKRRMDWDSLDIGQTENSPTASQSGELAPKVAPQEKDKHKREKHSGRSSWSDDIGFDLNAEFNSNSYLNNENFLSFSPTLTTLKQEPQTEQIKPNPKLSLDSSNAGGSVSATVAIAKVDEAQNSPQLAVACGQETSPGNGKHDLSSGLLCGCGSPQGSPVAASEYELGGHSDKGKINPQQQLSVLDPSKIEIVSANGAPHAEDHKFQYILAAATSIATKNNEETLTYLNQGQSYEIKLKKIGDLSLYRDKILKSVIKICFHERRLQFMEREQMQQWQQSRPGERIIEVDVPLSYGLCHVSQPLSSHSLNTVEIFWDPLKEVGVYVKVNCISTEFTPKKHGGEKGVPFRLQIETYIENNNNTNPSSNNNSGSTAPASPERTPNGSSNSNCSGGLSIASVKQAVHAAACQIKVFKLKGADRKHKQDREKIQKRPQSEQDKFQPSYECTIMNDISLDLVMPATTTGCYSPEYMKLWPNSPVHIPKYDGMLPFASSAASPATSSSSPIAINSVTSTNSPNLKLMDATNMVSPQHVPADMDDFQNQNIMPESTPAQVTQWLTNNRLTAYLSTFAHFSGADIMRMSKEDLIQICGLADGIRMFNILRAKTITPRLTLYASLDGCSYNAIYLLSNTAKELQQKLFKMPGFYEFMAKAGAQENGGAAAAAAAAAAAAMYNSWSMHSKYSGSGSNIYNDANKSCVYISGPSGILVSVSDEVLNNEIKDGSLYALDVQSGKVILKLINKQDNN
- the gem gene encoding probable serine/threonine-protein kinase cdc7 isoform X4 — its product is MALSFLSQNSGLLDLQSIFDPQYSELQQEHLNNNNNNHHHHPINQQHQPNEELQLQLPQRTNSTKFDLSIFNEFDQMEFNNNLNRSQYQNNNNNNNSSSINSNVNNSASENLNQIENRHFISGYHHQHIGTDYEQVINFVDSPPNSEESWTEISLIEELTVIVDAQSKDSPGPQIIDVQTIYLNSGSRKRRMDWDSLDIGQTENSPTASQSGELAPKVAPQEKDKHKREKHSGRSSWSDDIGFDLNAEFNSNSYLNNENFLSFSPTLTTLKQEPQTEQIKPNPKLSLDSSNAGGSVSATVAIAKVDEAQNSPQLAVACGQETSPGNGKHDLSSGLLCGCGSPQGSPVAASEYELGGHSDKGKINPQQQLSVLDPSKIEIVSANGAPHAEDHKFQYILAAATSIATKNNEETLTYLNQGQSYEIKLKKIGDLSLYRDKILKSVIKICFHERRLQFMEREQMQQWQQSRPGERIIEVDVPLSYGLCHVSQPLSSHSLNTVEIFWDPLKEVGVYVKVNCISTEFTPKKHGGEKGVPFRLQIETYIENNNNTNPSSNNNSGSTAPASPERTPNGSSNSNCSGGLSIASVKQAVHAAACQIKVFKLKGADRKHKQDREKIQKRPQSEQDKFQPSYECTIMNDISLDLVMPATTTGCYSPEYMKLWPNSPVHIPKYDGMLPFASSAASPATSSSSPIAINSVTSTNSPNLKLMDATNMVSPQHVPADMDDFNQNIMPESTPAQVTQWLTNNRLTAYLSTFAHFSGADIMRMSKEDLIQICGLADGIRMFNILRAKTITPRLTLYASLDGCSYNAIYLLSNTAKELQQKLFKMPGFYEFMAKAGAQENGGAAAAAAAAAAAAMYNSWSMHSKYSGSGSNIYNDANKSCVYISGPSGILVSVSDEVLNNEIKDGSLYALDVQSGKVILKLINKQDNN